In Lates calcarifer isolate ASB-BC8 linkage group LG23, TLL_Latcal_v3, whole genome shotgun sequence, a single genomic region encodes these proteins:
- the pagr1 gene encoding PAXIP1-associated glutamate-rich protein 1, which produces MQTEDTDTSMREGIEALGVEDTEKPAEGKEEESNTEKQDTEMTAATEEEDTATKDEKDGDMDAEEGDTQKDEAQADTGVDGEEGKQAAEVDGEWELAYSDEEMEDPKNWMPPPPEIKRLYELLAKGEMLELNFVPLPRRPPTPERTPSPERDDEEEAAKEREREERERKPPTPTEFDFDEEQMQATPKNAFINRRRTPGSSARSSVKREARLDKVLSDMKRHQKIEEHIMRTGRDLFKSDKKLEEALSPNSQKEREKERERDSNPNTIFSPRQRRY; this is translated from the exons ATGCAGACTGAGGACACAGACACTTCAATGAGAGAGGGCATAGAGGCTCTGGGTgtggaggacacagagaaacCTGCAgaaggcaaagaggaggagagcaacacagagaaacaggacaCTGAGATGACagctgccacagaggaggaggacactgCAACCAAGGATGAGAAGG aTGGAGACATGGATGCAGAGGAAGGAGATACACAAAAGGATGAAGCCCAGGCAGACACAGGGGTGGATGGTGAAGAGGGAAAGCAGGCTGCAGAGGTGGATGGCGAATGGGAACTCGCATACAGTGATGAGGAAATGGAGGACCCCAAAAACTGGATGCCACCTCCCCCTGAAATCAAAAGACTCTATGAGCTCCTCGCTAAAGGAGAGATGCTGGAATTGAACTTTGTGCCCCTACCCAGGAGGCCCCCAACACCTGAACGTACCCCATCACCTGAAAGAGATGACGAGGAAGAGGCAGcgaaggagagggagagggaggagagagagcgcAA gCCTCCAACTCCAACTGAGTTTGACTTTGATGAGGAGCAGATGCAAGCCACTCCGAAAAATGCCTTCATCAACAGACGCAGAACACCAG GATCTTCAGCCCGCTCCTCTGTGAAAAGAGAAGCTCGTCTGGACAAAGTGCTGTCGGACATGAAGCGCCACCAGAAAATCGAGGAGCACATCATGCGCACGGGCAGAGACCTCTTCAAGAGCGACAAGAAGCTGGAGGAAGCCCTGTCTCCCAACAGCCAGAAGGAGcgggagaaggagagggaacGAGACAGCAACCCCAACACCATCTTCTCCCCGAGGCAGAGGAGATACTGA